One genomic region from Stackebrandtia nassauensis DSM 44728 encodes:
- a CDS encoding acyl-CoA mutase large subunit family protein: MSQRHSESGFELRPVYGPDDVAEGLTGRLGQPGQYPYTRGPYPTMYTTRPWTMRQYAGFGTATESNRRYHQLLEAGTTGLSVAFDLPTQMGYDSDAELAAGEVGKVGVAIDSLADMRTLFGGIPLDKVSTSMTINAPASLLLLLYQLVAEEQGVAPDALSGTIQNDILKEYIARGTYIFPPAPSLRLVSDTFAYCRNEIPKWNTISISGYHMAEAGATPVQEVAFTLANGIEYVRAAIDAGMDVDEFAPRLSFFFVARTTLLEEIAKFRAARRIWARVMRDDFGAKNPKSQMLRFHTQTAGVQLTAQQPEVNLVRVALQGLGAVLGGTQSLHTNSFDEAIALPTEKAARLALRTQQVLAYETDVTATVDPFAGSYLMESMTDEIESAADQLIERVFDFGSSVAAIESGFQKNEIETTAYATSQEIDSGERVVVGVNRFALDEEEPYEPLRVDPGIEAAQRDRLEKLRSERDNAEVTAALTAVREAAEGTDNVLYPAKRALKAMATVGEVCNALRGVWGSYRPPESF; the protein is encoded by the coding sequence ATGTCGCAGCGTCACAGCGAGTCCGGTTTCGAGCTCCGTCCGGTGTACGGCCCCGACGACGTCGCCGAGGGTCTCACCGGACGACTGGGGCAGCCGGGTCAGTACCCGTACACCCGGGGCCCCTACCCGACGATGTACACCACCCGGCCCTGGACGATGCGCCAGTACGCCGGCTTCGGCACCGCCACCGAGTCGAACCGCCGCTACCACCAGCTGCTGGAGGCGGGCACCACCGGACTGTCGGTGGCCTTCGACCTGCCCACCCAGATGGGCTACGACTCCGACGCCGAACTGGCCGCCGGTGAGGTCGGCAAGGTCGGGGTGGCCATCGACTCGCTGGCCGACATGCGCACCCTGTTCGGCGGCATCCCGCTGGACAAGGTCTCCACCTCGATGACCATCAACGCCCCGGCCTCGCTGCTGTTGCTGCTGTACCAACTTGTCGCCGAGGAACAGGGCGTGGCGCCCGACGCGCTTTCCGGCACGATCCAGAACGACATCCTCAAGGAGTACATCGCGCGCGGGACCTACATCTTCCCGCCCGCTCCCAGCCTGCGGCTGGTCTCCGACACCTTCGCCTACTGCCGCAACGAGATCCCGAAGTGGAACACCATCTCGATCTCCGGCTACCACATGGCCGAGGCCGGGGCCACCCCCGTGCAGGAGGTCGCGTTCACGCTCGCCAACGGCATCGAGTACGTGCGCGCCGCCATCGACGCCGGCATGGACGTCGACGAGTTCGCGCCCCGGCTGTCGTTCTTCTTCGTCGCCCGCACCACGCTTCTGGAGGAGATCGCGAAGTTCCGCGCCGCCCGGCGCATCTGGGCCCGCGTCATGCGCGACGACTTCGGCGCCAAGAACCCGAAATCGCAGATGCTGCGGTTCCACACCCAGACCGCGGGCGTGCAGCTGACCGCCCAGCAGCCCGAGGTCAACCTGGTCCGGGTCGCGCTCCAGGGCCTGGGGGCGGTACTGGGCGGCACCCAGTCCTTGCACACCAACAGTTTCGACGAGGCCATCGCGCTGCCGACCGAGAAGGCCGCCCGGCTGGCGCTGCGCACCCAGCAGGTGCTCGCCTACGAGACCGACGTGACCGCGACCGTCGACCCGTTCGCCGGTTCGTACCTGATGGAGTCGATGACCGACGAGATCGAATCGGCCGCCGATCAGCTCATCGAGCGGGTATTCGACTTCGGTTCCTCGGTGGCGGCCATCGAATCCGGATTCCAGAAGAACGAGATCGAGACGACCGCCTACGCCACTTCCCAGGAAATCGACTCCGGTGAACGCGTCGTCGTCGGCGTCAACCGATTCGCGCTCGACGAGGAGGAGCCGTACGAACCGCTGCGCGTCGATCCCGGAATCGAGGCGGCGCAGCGTGACCGGCTGGAGAAACTGCGTTCCGAGCGCGACAACGCCGAGGTGACGGCGGCACTGACCGCGGTACGTGAAGCCGCCGAGGGAACCGACAACGTTCTGTATCCGGCCAAACGCGCATTGAAGGCGATGGCTACCGTGGGCGAGGTTTGCAATGCGTTGCGTGGGGTATGGGGTTCATATCGCCCGCCTGAGTCCTTTTGA
- a CDS encoding M20 family metallopeptidase — translation MPADPRPSSHHAGQDDFLPAMLDGWLTENGSELVQIRRHLHMNPELSGYEHATTALMAEKLAAEGLKPRLIPGGNGLTCDIGEGESGRIVALRGDMDALPIQDPKDVPYRSTVPGACHACGHDVHTTVLLGAGRVLAELDRRGELPGRVRLVFQPSEEKFPSGAPQMMRAGALDGVSSIFAFHCDPRLPTGMVGVRSGPLTAASDMLEVRLTGRGGHTSRPHLTTDLVHALSRVVVDVPALLDRRLDPRTGVALVFGAIEAGSAANAIPREGRVLGTVRMLDRDAWKTVPDMVTQIIEDVVRPTGAEAEITYTRGVPPVINDRVATAMFAGAASAALGESAVVETPVSMGGEDFSWYLEQVPGAMARLGVGRPGEHLDLHQGSFDVDEKAIAHGVRVLVHTALAASASAAF, via the coding sequence ATGCCGGCTGATCCCAGGCCGTCGAGCCACCATGCAGGGCAGGATGACTTCCTCCCCGCCATGCTCGACGGCTGGCTAACGGAAAACGGGTCCGAGCTCGTACAGATTCGTCGTCACCTGCACATGAACCCGGAACTGTCCGGATACGAACACGCCACCACGGCACTGATGGCCGAGAAACTGGCCGCCGAGGGCCTCAAGCCCCGGCTGATCCCCGGCGGCAACGGCCTCACCTGTGACATCGGTGAGGGTGAATCGGGCCGCATCGTGGCCCTGCGCGGCGACATGGACGCGCTGCCGATCCAGGACCCGAAGGACGTCCCTTACCGCTCAACGGTTCCCGGTGCCTGCCACGCGTGCGGGCACGACGTCCACACCACCGTCCTGCTCGGCGCGGGCCGGGTGCTGGCCGAACTGGACCGCCGTGGCGAACTGCCCGGCCGGGTCCGGCTGGTGTTCCAGCCCAGCGAGGAGAAGTTCCCCTCCGGGGCGCCGCAGATGATGCGCGCCGGGGCGCTGGACGGCGTCTCCTCGATCTTCGCGTTCCACTGCGACCCCAGGCTTCCCACCGGGATGGTCGGGGTCCGCTCCGGTCCGCTGACCGCCGCCAGCGACATGCTGGAGGTGCGGCTGACCGGCCGCGGCGGCCACACCTCGCGGCCGCACCTGACCACCGACCTGGTGCACGCGCTGTCGCGCGTCGTCGTGGACGTCCCGGCGCTGCTGGACCGCAGGCTCGACCCGCGAACCGGTGTCGCGCTGGTGTTCGGCGCCATCGAGGCCGGTTCGGCCGCCAACGCGATCCCGCGTGAGGGCCGGGTGCTGGGCACCGTGCGCATGCTCGACCGCGACGCGTGGAAGACCGTCCCGGACATGGTCACCCAGATCATCGAGGACGTGGTCAGACCCACCGGCGCCGAAGCCGAGATCACCTACACCCGGGGCGTTCCGCCGGTCATCAACGACCGGGTCGCCACCGCCATGTTCGCGGGCGCGGCCTCGGCCGCGCTCGGCGAGTCGGCCGTCGTCGAGACGCCGGTCAGCATGGGCGGCGAGGACTTCTCCTGGTACCTGGAACAGGTTCCCGGCGCCATGGCCCGGCTGGGTGTCGGCCGTCCCGGCGAACACCTGGACCTGCACCAGGGCAGCTTCGACGTGGACGAGAAGGCGATCGCGCACGGCGTGCGGGTGCTGGTCCACACCGCGCTGGCGGCGAGCGCCTCAGCGGCTTTCTAG
- a CDS encoding M1 family metallopeptidase, which produces MWTKARVGFGALAAGLATVMLATTAAAAPTPGAPGVGDPYYPGAGNGGYNVGHYDIRLTYQPKTDELSGQTTIKATATQDLSRFNLDFGLTVSAITVNDAAAEFATDPADPSELIVTPSSPVAKGQSLRVLVKYSGIPSTVVIEGRYTAWTRTATGGFAVSQPRVAEWWFPSSDHPSDKATFAVSAEVPDGTSALSNGVLAGKDDERPGWTRWNWKSKYPMATYLAFIALGEYEVHQSTWRGKPYITAYDESLKPEWLATAKEQIGTTPEVTDFLSDKFGPYPFEAIGGVAVNGIGYAIENQTRPAYGTSFWDLPEPGWVIAHEQAHQWFGDSVSVADWSHMWLNEGFATYAEWLWSEERGLGTADQLAQAFYEKYPADDPFWQVVVADPKKIFESAVYERGAMALHALRGEVGDRKFFEILRSWHKLKKGGNATTAEFIARAERVAGEQLDELFETWIYAKGKPATSPNGADVQVKGEPKSFDGMVKLHKHFVEHGHGQH; this is translated from the coding sequence ATGTGGACGAAGGCGCGTGTCGGATTCGGCGCGCTGGCCGCTGGGCTGGCTACGGTCATGCTCGCCACGACGGCGGCCGCGGCGCCCACCCCCGGCGCGCCGGGGGTGGGCGATCCGTACTACCCGGGCGCCGGGAACGGCGGGTACAACGTCGGTCACTACGACATCAGGCTGACCTACCAGCCGAAGACGGACGAACTGTCCGGGCAGACCACCATCAAGGCGACCGCGACCCAGGATCTTTCCCGTTTCAACCTGGACTTCGGCCTGACCGTCAGCGCGATCACGGTCAATGACGCCGCCGCGGAGTTCGCCACCGACCCGGCCGACCCCAGCGAGCTGATCGTGACGCCGAGCAGCCCGGTCGCGAAGGGCCAGTCGCTTCGCGTGCTCGTGAAGTACTCCGGCATTCCGTCCACCGTCGTGATCGAGGGGCGGTACACCGCCTGGACGCGTACGGCCACGGGTGGCTTCGCGGTGAGTCAGCCCCGGGTCGCCGAGTGGTGGTTCCCGTCCAGCGACCATCCGTCCGACAAGGCCACCTTCGCCGTGTCGGCCGAAGTGCCCGACGGCACCTCCGCACTGTCCAACGGTGTCCTGGCCGGAAAGGACGACGAACGCCCCGGCTGGACCAGATGGAACTGGAAGAGCAAGTACCCGATGGCGACCTACCTCGCGTTCATCGCGCTGGGCGAGTACGAGGTGCACCAGTCGACCTGGCGGGGCAAGCCGTACATCACGGCGTACGACGAGTCGCTGAAGCCGGAATGGCTGGCGACGGCCAAGGAGCAGATCGGAACCACACCGGAGGTCACCGACTTCCTCAGCGACAAGTTCGGTCCCTACCCGTTCGAGGCGATCGGCGGCGTGGCCGTCAACGGCATCGGGTACGCGATCGAGAACCAGACCCGCCCGGCCTACGGCACCTCCTTCTGGGACCTTCCCGAGCCCGGCTGGGTGATCGCGCACGAGCAGGCACACCAATGGTTCGGCGACTCGGTGTCAGTGGCCGACTGGAGCCACATGTGGCTCAACGAGGGCTTCGCGACGTACGCGGAATGGCTGTGGTCGGAAGAGCGTGGCCTCGGTACGGCCGACCAGCTGGCCCAGGCGTTCTACGAGAAGTACCCCGCCGACGACCCGTTCTGGCAGGTCGTCGTCGCCGACCCGAAGAAGATCTTCGAGTCCGCGGTGTATGAGCGGGGAGCCATGGCGCTGCACGCCCTGCGCGGCGAGGTCGGCGACCGGAAGTTCTTCGAGATCCTGCGGAGCTGGCACAAGCTCAAGAAGGGCGGCAACGCCACCACCGCCGAGTTCATCGCCCGCGCCGAACGTGTCGCCGGCGAACAACTCGACGAGCTCTTCGAGACCTGGATCTATGCCAAGGGCAAGCCGGCGACGAGTCCGAACGGGGCCGATGTCCAGGTGAAGGGCGAACCGAAGTCCTTTGACGGGATGGTGAAACTCCACAAGCATTTCGTCGAGCACGGCCACGGCCAGCACTGA
- a CDS encoding gamma-glutamylcyclotransferase family protein, which yields MPLYAAYGSNLDPGRMRATCPRSPLVGTGWLEGWRLTFGGRELGWESAVATAVEAEGDRTFVALYDVDPTADVETLDELEGANGGMYRRIHTTAATLDGDVAVWMYVFNGYEGGLPSVWYLAELAAAAEKAGAPEDYVAALRKRPCAPG from the coding sequence GTGCCGCTGTATGCCGCCTATGGTTCGAACCTCGACCCCGGACGAATGCGGGCCACGTGCCCGAGGTCCCCACTGGTGGGTACCGGCTGGCTTGAGGGCTGGAGATTGACCTTCGGAGGGCGCGAGCTGGGCTGGGAGTCCGCCGTCGCCACCGCCGTCGAAGCCGAGGGGGATCGCACCTTCGTCGCCTTGTACGACGTCGATCCGACCGCCGACGTGGAGACGCTCGACGAGTTGGAGGGCGCCAACGGCGGCATGTATCGCCGGATTCACACCACCGCCGCCACCCTCGACGGTGACGTCGCGGTGTGGATGTACGTGTTCAACGGTTACGAGGGCGGTCTGCCCAGCGTGTGGTACCTGGCCGAGCTGGCCGCCGCCGCCGAGAAGGCCGGAGCCCCGGAGGACTACGTCGCCGCGCTGCGCAAGCGACCCTGCGCGCCAGGCTGA
- a CDS encoding NAD(P)H-quinone dehydrogenase, which produces MPSIVIIGGGPAGYEAALVAAQLDADVTLIEETGAGGACVLSDCVPSKTFIASSTARTSIDRAERLGVSAKDVTVDAQLVHDRVKMLALQQSGDICNKLVKSGVEYITGRARLTGVTEGFNHKVEILPVDGEAYEVDATVVLLATGATPRVLRDARPDGERVLSWRQVYDLEELPEKLIVVGSGVTGAEFASAYLAMGVDVTLVSSREHVLPHEDTDAAMAIESVFRERGMTIVPNARALKVCAEGDGVVAELADGQRLTGTHALMTVGSVPNTAGLGLAAAGVTCNDWGFVETDRVSRTNVPGVYAAGDVTGVQMLASVAAMQGRIAMWHALGETVKPLQLQTVAANVFTDPELATVGATQADVDSGKVPARSVTLPLEGNPRAKMSGFADGFVKLFCRPASGLVVGGVVVAPKASELILPISLAIQNHLTVEELARTVTIYPSMSGSLAEAARQLMQHEFE; this is translated from the coding sequence GTGCCGAGCATCGTGATCATCGGTGGAGGTCCCGCCGGATATGAGGCCGCCCTCGTCGCGGCGCAACTGGACGCCGATGTCACCCTCATCGAGGAGACCGGCGCGGGTGGCGCCTGCGTGCTGAGCGACTGCGTACCCTCCAAGACCTTCATCGCCTCCTCGACGGCGCGCACCAGCATCGACCGGGCCGAACGCCTCGGCGTGTCGGCCAAGGACGTCACGGTGGACGCGCAGCTCGTGCACGACCGGGTGAAGATGCTGGCGCTGCAACAGTCGGGGGACATCTGCAACAAGCTCGTCAAGTCCGGGGTGGAGTACATCACCGGCCGGGCCCGGCTGACCGGCGTCACCGAGGGCTTCAACCACAAGGTCGAGATCCTGCCGGTCGACGGCGAGGCCTACGAGGTCGACGCCACCGTGGTGTTGTTGGCCACCGGCGCCACCCCCCGGGTGCTGCGCGACGCCCGCCCGGACGGCGAACGCGTCCTGTCGTGGCGCCAGGTCTACGACCTGGAGGAGCTGCCCGAGAAACTGATCGTGGTCGGTTCGGGTGTCACCGGCGCCGAGTTCGCCTCGGCCTACCTGGCGATGGGCGTCGACGTCACCCTGGTGTCCTCAAGGGAGCACGTGCTGCCGCACGAGGACACCGACGCGGCCATGGCCATCGAGTCGGTGTTCCGGGAACGCGGCATGACCATCGTGCCCAACGCCCGCGCCCTGAAGGTGTGCGCCGAGGGCGACGGCGTCGTCGCCGAACTGGCCGACGGCCAGCGGCTCACCGGAACCCACGCGCTCATGACCGTCGGCTCGGTCCCCAACACGGCGGGCCTGGGCCTGGCGGCGGCCGGGGTCACCTGCAACGATTGGGGTTTCGTCGAGACCGACCGGGTCTCCCGCACCAACGTGCCCGGCGTCTACGCGGCCGGTGACGTCACCGGCGTCCAGATGCTCGCCTCGGTCGCGGCCATGCAGGGCCGCATCGCCATGTGGCACGCCCTCGGCGAGACCGTCAAACCGCTGCAACTCCAGACCGTGGCCGCCAACGTGTTCACCGACCCGGAACTGGCCACCGTCGGCGCCACCCAGGCCGATGTGGACTCCGGCAAGGTCCCGGCCCGCTCGGTCACCCTCCCGCTGGAGGGCAACCCGCGCGCCAAGATGTCGGGCTTCGCCGACGGCTTCGTGAAACTGTTCTGCCGCCCGGCCTCCGGCCTGGTGGTCGGCGGCGTCGTGGTGGCGCCCAAGGCCAGCGAACTGATCCTGCCGATCTCACTGGCGATCCAGAACCACCTCACGGTCGAGGAACTGGCCCGCACCGTCACGATCTACCCGTCCATGTCCGGCTCGCTGGCCGAGGCGGCCCGCCAGCTGATGCAGCACGAGTTCGAGTAG
- a CDS encoding GuaB1 family IMP dehydrogenase-related protein — MRFLNGDVPSHDLTYSDVFMVPARSAVTSRLAVDLSSADGTGTTIPIIAANMTAVSGRRMAETLARRGGLAVIPQDIPLDVVAEVIDWVKQRDTVYDTPITLTGSHTVGDALALLPKRAHGALIVVDDEQRPFGVVTESDCAGVDRFEQLRNVASTDLLTLTTGLAAEDAFDRLDGAHRKLAPVVNAEGQLAGILTRSGALRTTLYTPNMDDKGRLRIAAAIGINGDIAAKTTQLVEAGADIIVVDTAHGHQAKMRDVLATVRRLAPDTAIAAGNVVTAEGVADLVDAGADIVKVGVGPGAMCTTRMMTGVGRPQFSAVLECAAEAARLGRHAWADGGVRHPRDVALALAAGASNVMIGSWFAGTYESPGDLRSDADGKLYKENFGMASARAVRLRTATDSPYEQARKALFEEGISTSRMYLDPARPGVEDLLDSIVAGIRSACTYAGAATLAEFHERAVVGVQSAAGFTEGAPLPTW; from the coding sequence GTGCGCTTTTTGAACGGGGACGTGCCCAGTCACGACCTGACCTACTCCGACGTCTTCATGGTCCCGGCCCGTTCGGCGGTGACGTCGCGGTTGGCCGTCGATCTGTCCAGTGCGGACGGTACCGGGACGACGATCCCGATCATCGCCGCGAACATGACCGCGGTGTCGGGGCGGCGGATGGCCGAGACGCTGGCCAGGCGGGGAGGTCTGGCCGTGATTCCGCAGGACATCCCGCTCGACGTGGTCGCCGAGGTCATCGACTGGGTCAAGCAGCGCGACACCGTGTACGACACGCCCATCACGCTCACCGGTTCGCACACCGTCGGGGACGCGTTGGCGCTGTTGCCCAAGCGGGCCCACGGCGCCCTCATAGTCGTGGACGACGAGCAGCGGCCGTTCGGCGTCGTCACCGAGTCCGACTGCGCCGGGGTGGATCGGTTCGAGCAGTTGCGCAATGTCGCCTCCACCGATCTGCTCACCCTCACGACCGGGTTGGCCGCCGAGGACGCCTTCGACCGGCTGGACGGGGCGCACCGGAAGCTGGCGCCGGTCGTCAACGCCGAGGGGCAGCTGGCCGGGATCCTCACCCGTTCCGGGGCACTGCGCACCACGCTGTACACGCCCAACATGGATGACAAGGGGCGGTTGCGGATCGCGGCGGCCATCGGGATCAACGGCGACATCGCCGCCAAGACCACGCAGCTGGTGGAGGCCGGGGCCGACATCATCGTCGTCGACACCGCGCACGGCCACCAGGCGAAGATGCGCGACGTGCTCGCCACGGTGCGACGGCTCGCACCCGACACCGCGATCGCGGCCGGGAACGTCGTCACCGCCGAAGGAGTGGCCGACCTCGTGGACGCGGGAGCCGACATCGTCAAGGTCGGTGTGGGCCCGGGAGCCATGTGCACCACCCGCATGATGACCGGCGTGGGTCGCCCCCAGTTCTCGGCGGTGCTGGAGTGCGCGGCCGAGGCGGCGCGGCTGGGCCGTCACGCGTGGGCGGACGGCGGGGTGCGACACCCGCGCGATGTGGCGCTGGCGCTGGCCGCCGGGGCGTCCAACGTGATGATCGGGTCCTGGTTCGCGGGCACCTACGAGTCCCCCGGCGATCTGCGTTCCGACGCCGACGGGAAGCTCTACAAGGAGAACTTCGGCATGGCCTCGGCCCGTGCCGTGCGGCTGCGCACCGCCACCGACAGCCCCTACGAGCAGGCCCGCAAGGCGCTGTTCGAGGAGGGCATCTCGACGTCCAGGATGTACCTGGACCCGGCCCGGCCGGGTGTCGAGGACCTGCTGGACTCCATTGTGGCTGGTATTCGCTCCGCCTGCACCTACGCGGGTGCCGCGACGCTGGCCGAGTTCCACGAGCGCGCGGTCGTGGGCGTGCAGTCGGCGGCCGGTTTCACCGAGGGAGCCCCGCTGCCGACCTGGTGA
- a CDS encoding acetyl/propionyl/methylcrotonyl-CoA carboxylase subunit alpha, with product MRKVLIANRGEIAVRVIRACRDEGMASVAVYSDSDRDALHARLADESYALDGLTAAETYLRFDKLLDVAARSGADAVHPGYGFLSENADFAQAVIDAGLTWIGPTPRSIRDLGDKVTARHIAARAGAPLVPGTSEPVSGPDEVIAFADEHGLPIAIKAAFGGGGRGLKVARDRDEIANLYDSAVREAVASFGRGECFVERYLDKPRHVEAQVLADTHGQVIVVGTRDCSLQRRHQKLVEEAPAPFLTDEQRQRIHDSAKAICREAEYHGAGTVEFLVGADGTISFLEVNTRLQVEHPVSEETTGLDLVREQFRIARGEQLALTEDPTPRGHSIEFRINGEDPGRNFLPAPGAVTELRLPSGPGVRVDTGIDTGAVIDGNFDSLLAKVIVTGATRAEAIERSRRVLSEMVVDGMATALPFHRAVLDDPAFTSEPFTVHTRWIETEWTNTVEPFAGATELPEPGERDTVVVEVGGKRLEVRLPAGLGAAPAASGGTKKAPKRGTKRASAAAAGGDALVSPMQGTVVKIEVAEGQTVAEGDTIVVLEAMKMEQPLTAHKAGTVTGLDATVGDVVSAGAAICEIKA from the coding sequence GTGCGCAAGGTGTTGATAGCCAACCGAGGCGAGATCGCGGTGCGGGTCATCCGTGCCTGCCGCGACGAGGGGATGGCCAGCGTCGCCGTCTACTCCGACTCCGATCGCGACGCGCTGCACGCCAGACTCGCCGACGAGTCCTACGCCCTGGACGGCCTGACCGCCGCCGAGACCTACCTGCGCTTCGACAAGCTGCTCGACGTCGCCGCCCGCTCCGGTGCCGACGCGGTGCACCCCGGCTACGGCTTCCTGTCCGAGAACGCCGACTTCGCGCAGGCCGTCATCGACGCGGGCCTGACCTGGATCGGCCCCACGCCGCGATCCATCCGCGACCTCGGCGACAAGGTCACCGCCCGCCACATCGCCGCCCGCGCCGGAGCCCCGCTGGTGCCCGGCACGTCCGAACCGGTCTCGGGCCCCGACGAGGTGATCGCCTTCGCCGACGAGCACGGCCTGCCGATCGCCATCAAGGCCGCCTTCGGCGGCGGCGGCCGGGGCCTGAAGGTGGCCCGCGACCGCGACGAGATCGCGAACCTCTACGACTCGGCGGTCCGCGAGGCGGTGGCGTCCTTCGGTCGCGGCGAGTGCTTCGTTGAGCGCTACCTGGACAAACCCCGCCACGTCGAGGCGCAGGTGCTGGCCGACACGCACGGCCAGGTCATCGTGGTCGGCACCCGCGACTGCTCCCTGCAACGCCGCCACCAGAAGCTGGTCGAGGAAGCCCCGGCGCCCTTCCTGACCGACGAGCAGCGGCAGCGCATCCACGACTCCGCCAAGGCCATCTGCCGCGAGGCCGAGTACCACGGCGCCGGGACCGTCGAGTTCCTCGTCGGCGCCGACGGCACCATCTCGTTCCTGGAGGTCAACACCCGGCTCCAGGTCGAACACCCCGTCTCCGAGGAGACCACCGGTCTGGACCTGGTGCGGGAACAGTTCCGCATCGCCCGCGGCGAACAACTGGCCCTCACCGAAGACCCCACCCCGCGCGGCCACTCCATCGAGTTCCGCATCAACGGCGAGGACCCAGGCCGCAACTTCCTGCCCGCCCCCGGCGCCGTCACCGAACTCCGGCTGCCCTCCGGCCCGGGCGTGCGGGTCGACACCGGCATCGACACCGGAGCCGTCATCGACGGCAACTTCGACTCCCTGCTGGCCAAGGTCATCGTCACCGGCGCCACCCGCGCCGAGGCCATCGAACGCTCCCGCCGAGTACTGTCCGAAATGGTGGTCGACGGCATGGCCACCGCGCTCCCGTTCCACCGCGCAGTCCTCGACGACCCCGCGTTCACCAGCGAACCGTTCACCGTCCACACCCGCTGGATCGAGACGGAGTGGACCAACACCGTCGAACCCTTCGCCGGTGCCACCGAACTCCCCGAACCCGGAGAACGCGACACCGTCGTGGTCGAGGTCGGCGGCAAACGCCTCGAGGTCCGGCTCCCCGCCGGTCTGGGAGCGGCCCCGGCCGCGTCCGGCGGCACCAAGAAGGCCCCCAAACGCGGCACCAAACGCGCCAGCGCCGCGGCTGCCGGTGGCGACGCCCTGGTCTCCCCGATGCAGGGCACTGTCGTCAAGATCGAAGTCGCCGAGGGCCAGACCGTCGCCGAGGGCGACACCATCGTGGTGCTGGAGGCGATGAAGATGGAACAGCCGCTGACGGCCCACAAGGCGGGCACCGTCACCGGCCTGGACGCCACGGTCGGCGACGTCGTCTCCGCCGGAGCGGCCATCTGCGAGATCAAGGCCTGA
- a CDS encoding DUF4396 domain-containing protein has product MFLGMSHSHEHHSTDAHAQHAHHGHGPVSWKMAAVATLHCLTGCAIGEVLGMVIGTALGWGNAPTMVLAIVLAFVFGYSLTMFGVRKAGLGLAGMIKVALAADTVSIIVMEIADNGMLLIIPGAMDAHLDSGLFWGALAVAFLVAFVITTPVNKWLIGKGKGHAVVHGMH; this is encoded by the coding sequence ATGTTCTTGGGCATGAGCCACTCGCACGAACACCACAGCACCGACGCCCACGCCCAGCACGCCCACCACGGACACGGCCCCGTCTCGTGGAAGATGGCCGCCGTCGCCACTCTGCACTGCCTCACCGGCTGCGCCATCGGCGAGGTCCTCGGCATGGTCATCGGCACCGCCCTCGGCTGGGGCAACGCCCCGACCATGGTGCTGGCCATCGTCCTGGCCTTCGTCTTCGGCTACAGCCTCACCATGTTCGGCGTCCGCAAGGCCGGTCTGGGTCTGGCGGGCATGATCAAGGTCGCGCTGGCCGCCGACACCGTGTCCATCATCGTGATGGAGATCGCCGACAACGGGATGCTGCTGATCATCCCCGGCGCCATGGACGCCCACCTCGACAGCGGGCTGTTCTGGGGAGCGCTGGCCGTCGCCTTCCTGGTCGCCTTCGTCATCACGACGCCGGTCAACAAGTGGCTGATCGGCAAGGGCAAGGGACACGCCGTCGTCCACGGCATGCACTGA
- a CDS encoding PadR family transcriptional regulator: MWTSRLLILGLVRWLQPVHGYDVRRELMSWKVDEWGGLKPGSIYHGLKKLAADGCLEVVATEQVDNRPARTTYRVTAKGEQEFQTLLRDKLWGFDRPTDPFFVAWSFLPVLGPREAAAMLRNRAAKLRDEIDRVGVLYQMQSDDPRDHDSFIPPHVAASTELIRDVMELSRAWCERTADRIESGELVTGSESHVSEETVRMWKEHISTLDANGKPRPKRQSR, translated from the coding sequence ATGTGGACGAGCCGACTTCTCATCCTGGGCCTGGTGCGCTGGCTACAGCCGGTGCACGGTTACGACGTGCGGCGCGAGCTCATGTCCTGGAAGGTGGACGAGTGGGGCGGGCTCAAACCCGGCTCGATCTACCACGGCCTGAAGAAGCTGGCCGCCGACGGCTGCCTGGAGGTCGTCGCGACCGAGCAGGTCGACAACCGTCCGGCGCGGACGACGTACCGTGTCACCGCCAAGGGAGAACAAGAATTCCAGACGCTGCTGCGCGACAAACTGTGGGGCTTCGACCGTCCCACCGACCCGTTCTTCGTCGCGTGGAGCTTCCTGCCGGTGCTGGGCCCCCGGGAGGCGGCGGCGATGCTGCGCAACCGGGCCGCGAAACTGCGCGACGAGATCGACCGGGTCGGCGTGCTGTACCAGATGCAGAGCGACGACCCTCGCGATCACGACTCGTTCATCCCACCCCACGTCGCCGCGTCGACCGAACTGATCCGCGACGTCATGGAACTGAGCCGGGCCTGGTGTGAGCGCACCGCGGACCGCATCGAGTCCGGCGAGCTGGTCACCGGCTCCGAGTCCCACGTCAGCGAGGAAACCGTCCGGATGTGGAAGGAACACATCAGCACCCTCGACGCCAACGGCAAGCCGCGACCGAAACGCCAGTCGCGGTAG